From Leifsonia sp. fls2-241-R2A-40a, one genomic window encodes:
- a CDS encoding aldo/keto reductase: MANIEYRTLGPSGLIVSTVGLGCNNFGRKDTATETQEGTDAVIGAAIDAGVTLFDTADIYGKERGLSETLMGKSLEGKRDKIVLATKFGMDMSGVNGPDWNARASRRYIRLAVESSLRRLRTDWIDLYQLHQPDGVTPIEETLETLDDLIAEGKVRYIGHSNLPGWQIAEAEFTARLHGHPKFVSAQNEYSLLARDAEREVLPAVNRYGLGFLPYFPLYNGLFTGKFTREGGPADSRIMNLRKHLLDTAPWDRIEQYQAFCDQRGVSMLAATFAWLLAQPGLTSVIAGATKPEQIVANAEAATAWKPTPAEVDEISEIFAPGE; encoded by the coding sequence ATGGCGAACATCGAATACCGCACCCTCGGCCCCTCCGGACTGATCGTCTCCACGGTCGGTCTCGGCTGCAACAACTTCGGCCGGAAGGACACCGCGACCGAGACGCAGGAGGGGACGGATGCGGTGATCGGCGCCGCCATCGACGCCGGGGTGACGCTGTTCGACACCGCGGACATCTACGGCAAGGAGCGGGGACTCTCCGAGACTCTCATGGGCAAATCGCTGGAGGGGAAGCGCGACAAGATCGTGCTGGCCACGAAGTTCGGGATGGATATGTCCGGGGTCAACGGGCCCGACTGGAACGCACGCGCCTCACGCCGGTACATCCGGCTCGCGGTGGAGAGCTCGCTGCGCCGTCTCCGCACCGACTGGATCGACCTCTACCAGCTGCACCAGCCCGACGGCGTCACGCCGATCGAGGAGACCCTGGAGACGCTGGACGACCTCATCGCCGAGGGCAAGGTCCGTTACATCGGCCACTCGAACCTTCCGGGCTGGCAGATCGCCGAGGCCGAGTTCACGGCCCGGCTGCACGGGCATCCGAAGTTCGTCTCCGCGCAGAACGAGTACAGCCTCCTGGCGCGCGACGCCGAGCGCGAGGTGCTGCCGGCGGTGAACCGCTACGGCCTGGGGTTCCTGCCGTACTTCCCGCTCTACAACGGACTGTTCACGGGCAAGTTCACCCGCGAGGGCGGCCCGGCCGACAGCCGGATCATGAACCTCCGCAAGCACCTGCTCGACACTGCCCCGTGGGATCGCATCGAGCAGTATCAGGCGTTCTGCGACCAGCGCGGCGTCAGCATGCTGGCGGCCACGTTCGCGTGGCTGCTGGCGCAGCCGGGCCTGACCAGCGTGATCGCCGGGGCGACCAAGCCGGAGCAGATCGTCGCCAACGCCGAGGCTGCGACGGCCTGGAAGCCGACCCCCGCCGAGGTGGACGAGATCTCGGAGATCTTCGCACCAGGCGAGTGA
- a CDS encoding TetR/AcrR family transcriptional regulator: MNDDALTVDAPRTRAQPMAADHRKAMIVDAVIPLLLEHGRGVTSRQIAEAAGIAEGTIFRAFGDKEALVQAAIEKYLDPEPLREALRSIDPALPLEHKVRAILYLLRERFHSVMRIMHVIGAERPPVPQERGEFARIIAHILEPEVQELNWPPERVAHLLRLISFSSAFPALNDGIEFSIDDLARMTLVGIAGTSPHVASTPTPSPHPEASCS, encoded by the coding sequence GTGAACGACGATGCCCTGACCGTGGATGCGCCGCGCACGCGCGCCCAGCCCATGGCCGCGGACCACCGCAAAGCGATGATCGTGGATGCGGTCATCCCGCTTCTCCTCGAGCACGGCCGCGGAGTGACATCGCGGCAGATCGCGGAGGCCGCCGGCATCGCCGAGGGCACGATCTTCCGCGCCTTCGGCGACAAGGAAGCGCTGGTGCAGGCCGCCATCGAGAAGTACCTCGACCCGGAGCCGCTGCGTGAGGCGCTCCGCAGCATCGACCCCGCGCTGCCGCTGGAGCACAAGGTCCGGGCCATTCTCTACCTGCTCCGGGAGCGGTTCCACAGCGTCATGCGCATCATGCACGTCATCGGCGCCGAGCGTCCGCCCGTGCCGCAGGAGCGCGGCGAGTTCGCCCGGATCATCGCGCACATCCTGGAACCCGAGGTTCAGGAGCTGAACTGGCCGCCGGAGCGCGTCGCGCACCTGCTCCGGTTGATCAGCTTCTCGTCCGCCTTCCCCGCCCTCAACGACGGGATCGAGTTCAGCATCGACGACCTCGCCCGGATGACCCTCGTCGGCATCGCGGGCACCTCGCCCCACGTCGCATCCACTCCCACCCCGTCGCCGCACCCGGAGGCATCATGCTCCTGA
- a CDS encoding DUF1206 domain-containing protein: protein MTSPTRVASRVERQPVVRVLARVGLAAIGVLHILIGVIALAVAFGSGGNADQSGALQALVAVPGGLFVVWAVIVGLIFLSAWQILQAFTAHKPGEKVIEVVKCVVYAALAVIAISIATGSRKNASSSEQSMSGKLLGMPGGVFLLAAIGLVIVVVGIVFVFNGVTHRFERDLRLPPNRWATVTTMLGRIGYVAKGVALVIVGGLVTFGAITADPEKAGGLDGSLKALKQVPFGVVLLVTIALGLILYGVFWCVRAYASRLKEQ from the coding sequence ATGACCTCCCCCACCCGGGTCGCCTCCCGAGTCGAACGCCAGCCCGTCGTCCGCGTCCTCGCACGCGTGGGCCTGGCGGCGATCGGCGTCCTGCACATCCTGATCGGCGTCATCGCCCTCGCCGTCGCGTTCGGATCGGGCGGGAACGCCGACCAGTCCGGCGCCCTCCAGGCCCTCGTCGCCGTCCCCGGAGGACTCTTCGTGGTGTGGGCGGTGATCGTCGGCCTGATCTTCCTCTCCGCGTGGCAGATCCTGCAGGCGTTCACCGCGCACAAGCCCGGCGAGAAGGTGATCGAGGTCGTGAAGTGCGTGGTCTACGCGGCACTGGCCGTTATCGCGATCTCCATCGCCACGGGCAGCCGCAAGAACGCCTCCTCGTCGGAGCAGTCGATGAGCGGAAAGCTGCTCGGGATGCCCGGGGGCGTCTTCCTCCTCGCCGCCATCGGTCTGGTGATCGTCGTGGTCGGAATCGTCTTCGTCTTCAACGGAGTGACCCACCGGTTCGAGCGCGACCTGCGCCTGCCGCCGAACCGCTGGGCGACCGTGACGACGATGCTCGGCCGCATCGGCTACGTCGCCAAAGGAGTCGCGCTGGTGATCGTCGGCGGCCTCGTCACCTTCGGAGCCATCACCGCCGACCCGGAGAAGGCCGGCGGCCTCGACGGCAGCCTCAAGGCGCTGAAGCAGGTACCGTTCGGCGTCGTGCTGCTGGTGACCATCGCGCTGGGGCTGATCCTGTACGGCGTCTTCTGGTGCGTGCGCGCCTACGCGTCCCGCCTCAAGGAGCAGTGA
- a CDS encoding ABC transporter ATP-binding protein, translated as MLLKLLGRFLRPHWPLLIGVLVFQLAQSLLSLWLPTLNAAIIDNGVAKGDTGYIMSVGAEMLGVTLVQVACAITAVYFGAKVAMLVGRDLREAIFHRVGEFSEREVSSFGAPSLITRNTNDVQQVQMLVMMTCTLLVSAPILAVGGIVLAMQQDIDLSWLIAVSVPALLIAVSIIISRMVPLFRRMQDRIDRVNRVMREQLSGIRVVRAFVREDVETRRFRTANDEVTETALKAGRLFALMFPIVMLVLNVSSVAVIWFGSFRVQDGSLQVGTLTAFLQYLTQILMGVMMSTMMAVLVPRAAVCADRIGEVLGTESSVRMPERPVTEVQAHGTVELVDVGFSYPGAEHPVLTDVTFLAEAGRTTAIIGSTGAGKTTLVNLIPRLFDATSGLVLVDGVDVAELDPELLWSRIGIVPQKPYLFSGTVASNLRYGNPQASDDELWHALEVAQARDFVEAMPEKLEAPIAQGGTNVSGGQRQRLAIARALVRKPEIYVFDDSFSALDTATDARLRAALAKDVADATMIVVAQRVSTIVDADQIIVLEDGRVVGRGTHDELLQSNATYAEIVSSQLAAQDAA; from the coding sequence ATGCTCCTGAAACTCCTCGGCCGGTTCCTCCGGCCTCACTGGCCGCTGCTGATCGGCGTGCTCGTCTTCCAGCTGGCGCAGTCGCTGCTCTCGCTCTGGCTGCCGACGCTGAACGCCGCCATCATCGACAACGGCGTCGCGAAGGGCGACACGGGCTACATCATGTCGGTGGGCGCCGAGATGCTCGGTGTCACGCTCGTCCAGGTCGCCTGTGCGATCACGGCGGTCTACTTCGGCGCGAAGGTCGCGATGCTGGTCGGCCGTGATCTTCGGGAAGCGATCTTCCACCGCGTCGGCGAGTTCTCCGAGCGCGAGGTGTCGTCGTTCGGGGCGCCGTCGCTGATCACCCGGAACACCAACGACGTGCAGCAGGTGCAGATGCTGGTCATGATGACCTGCACGCTGCTCGTCTCCGCGCCCATCCTCGCCGTCGGCGGGATCGTGCTGGCGATGCAGCAGGACATCGACCTCTCCTGGCTGATCGCGGTCAGCGTCCCAGCGCTCCTGATCGCCGTGAGCATCATCATCTCCCGGATGGTGCCCCTGTTCCGGCGGATGCAGGACAGGATCGACCGCGTCAACCGCGTCATGCGGGAGCAGCTCAGCGGCATCCGCGTGGTGCGTGCGTTCGTGCGCGAAGACGTCGAGACCCGCCGCTTCCGCACCGCGAACGACGAGGTCACGGAGACCGCGCTGAAGGCGGGGCGGCTGTTCGCGCTGATGTTCCCGATCGTCATGCTGGTGCTCAACGTGTCGAGCGTCGCGGTGATCTGGTTCGGCTCGTTCCGCGTCCAGGACGGCTCCCTCCAAGTCGGGACGCTGACCGCATTCCTGCAGTACCTCACGCAGATCCTGATGGGCGTGATGATGTCGACCATGATGGCCGTGCTCGTGCCGCGTGCCGCCGTCTGCGCCGACCGCATCGGCGAGGTGCTGGGCACGGAGTCGTCGGTGCGGATGCCCGAGCGTCCGGTGACCGAGGTGCAGGCCCACGGAACCGTTGAGCTGGTCGACGTCGGCTTCTCGTATCCCGGCGCTGAGCACCCGGTGCTGACGGACGTCACGTTCCTGGCGGAGGCCGGCCGGACGACCGCGATCATCGGGAGCACGGGCGCGGGCAAGACGACGCTGGTGAACCTCATCCCGCGGCTGTTCGATGCGACCAGCGGGCTCGTGCTGGTCGACGGAGTGGATGTGGCTGAGCTCGATCCCGAGCTGCTCTGGTCGCGCATCGGCATCGTCCCGCAGAAGCCGTACCTGTTCTCGGGCACCGTCGCATCCAACCTCCGCTACGGCAACCCGCAGGCCAGCGACGACGAACTCTGGCACGCGCTGGAGGTGGCGCAGGCGCGCGACTTCGTGGAGGCGATGCCCGAGAAGCTCGAAGCCCCGATCGCGCAGGGCGGCACCAACGTCTCGGGCGGTCAGCGGCAGCGGCTCGCGATCGCGCGGGCGCTCGTCCGGAAGCCCGAGATCTACGTCTTCGACGACTCGTTCTCGGCGCTCGACACGGCGACCGACGCCCGGCTGCGGGCTGCGCTGGCGAAGGACGTGGCCGACGCGACCATGATCGTCGTCGCGCAGCGGGTATCCACCATCGTGGATGCGGACCAGATCATCGTCCTCGAGGACGGCCGCGTGGTCGGCCGGGGGACCCACGACGAGCTGCTGCAGAGCAACGCGACGTACGCCGAGATCGTGTCGTCGCAGCTCGCGGCGCAGGATGCGGCCTAG
- the nusA gene encoding transcription termination factor NusA: protein MDIDLSVLRLMEREKEIPFDELVQIIEQAILTAYLKHTNQADHRHGHSDQPPAARVHLDRKTGHVSVYVPEHDDEGNVIGEAEDSPSDFGRIAAFAAKQVINQRLRDIADDAVLGEFRGREGDIVAGVIQQGPNPRMIHVDLGSVEAILPPEEQVPGEEYAHGSRIRVYVTSVSKGPKGPSITVSRTHPALVRKLFALEVPEIASGVVEIVSLAREAGHRTKIAVRATEPGVNAKGACIGELGQRVRAVTAELNNEKIDIVDYSPDLATFVSSALSPAKVTSAFVIDESLKAVRALVPDYQLSLAIGKEGQNARLAAKLTGAKIDIQPDSILDRD from the coding sequence ATGGACATCGACCTCAGCGTCTTGCGTCTCATGGAGCGCGAGAAGGAGATCCCCTTCGATGAACTGGTGCAGATCATCGAGCAGGCCATCCTGACCGCCTATCTGAAGCACACGAACCAGGCCGATCACCGTCATGGCCACAGCGACCAGCCGCCTGCCGCGCGCGTGCACCTCGACCGCAAGACCGGACATGTCTCCGTCTACGTGCCCGAGCACGATGACGAGGGCAACGTCATCGGCGAGGCCGAGGACAGCCCCAGCGACTTCGGCCGGATCGCGGCCTTCGCGGCGAAGCAGGTCATCAACCAGCGCCTGCGCGACATCGCCGACGACGCCGTGCTCGGCGAGTTCCGCGGACGCGAGGGCGACATCGTCGCGGGCGTCATCCAGCAGGGTCCGAACCCGCGCATGATCCACGTCGACCTGGGAAGCGTCGAGGCGATCCTGCCTCCGGAGGAGCAGGTCCCGGGCGAGGAGTACGCGCACGGGTCGCGCATCCGCGTGTACGTCACCAGTGTGAGCAAGGGCCCGAAGGGTCCGTCCATCACCGTTTCGCGCACCCACCCGGCGCTCGTCCGCAAGCTGTTCGCACTCGAGGTCCCCGAGATCGCCAGCGGAGTGGTGGAGATCGTCTCGCTCGCCCGCGAGGCGGGGCACCGCACCAAGATCGCCGTCCGGGCGACCGAGCCCGGCGTGAACGCCAAGGGCGCCTGCATCGGCGAACTCGGCCAGCGCGTCCGCGCCGTGACCGCCGAGCTCAACAACGAGAAGATCGACATCGTCGACTACTCGCCCGACCTCGCGACCTTCGTGTCGAGTGCACTCTCGCCGGCGAAGGTGACCAGCGCGTTCGTCATCGACGAGTCGCTCAAGGCCGTGCGGGCGCTCGTCCCCGACTACCAGCTCTCGCTCGCCATCGGCAAGGAGGGCCAGAACGCCCGCCTGGCGGCCAAGCTGACCGGCGCGAAGATCGACATCCAGCCGGACTCGATCCTCGACCGCGACTGA
- a CDS encoding ABC transporter ATP-binding protein: protein MSEKTTAPARPVGPPMRRGPGGGGPFAGMGMPAEKSLNFGPSAKRLLGRLRPERLRLVAVTLLAIVSVTFAVLGPKLIGNAINLVFAGAISLQFPQGTTQAQIISGLRAQGQNQLADLLSGTTFTPGAGIDFTAVGQILLWVLALYVLSSVFSYLQAYVLNGVTQRTVYRLRADVEDKLHRLPLKYFDGMQRGELLSRVTNDIDNISQSLQQTMSQLLTSLLTVIGVIVLMFVISPLLAVIALVTIPLTLVITTIIAKRSQKLFVAQWKHTGELNGQIEEAFTGHSLVKVFGRHREVEARFREKNQEMYRASFGAQFISGIIMPAMMFVGNLMYVAIAVVGGLQVASGAMQLGDVTAFIQYSRQFTQPLTQLGSMANLLQSGVASAERVFELLDAEEQSADPAEPENPEGTRGLLAFEDVSFRYVEDTPLIEDLSLVAQPGQTVAIVGPTGAGKTTLVNLMMRFYELDGGRITLDGVDIATMSRHDLRSRMGMVLQDTWLFKGTIRDNILYGRPDATEEEMLDAARATYVDRFVHSLPDGYDTVLDDEGSNVSAGEKQLLTIARAFLARPSVLILDEATSSVDTRTELLVQKAMSALRADRTSFVIAHRLSTIRDADLILVMEAGRIVEQGTHQELLARGGAYYTLYNAQFAGAASE, encoded by the coding sequence ATGAGTGAGAAGACGACAGCTCCGGCCCGCCCGGTGGGCCCCCCGATGCGCCGTGGTCCGGGCGGTGGAGGCCCGTTCGCCGGGATGGGGATGCCGGCCGAGAAGTCGCTGAACTTCGGTCCGAGCGCCAAGCGGCTCCTGGGCCGGCTCCGGCCCGAACGCCTCCGGCTGGTCGCGGTGACGCTGCTCGCGATCGTGTCCGTCACGTTCGCCGTGCTCGGCCCGAAACTGATCGGCAACGCGATCAACCTGGTGTTCGCCGGCGCCATCTCGCTGCAGTTCCCGCAGGGGACGACGCAGGCGCAGATCATCTCCGGGCTGCGGGCGCAGGGCCAGAACCAGTTGGCCGACCTGCTCTCCGGCACCACCTTCACTCCGGGCGCGGGCATCGACTTCACCGCGGTCGGGCAGATCCTCCTGTGGGTGCTCGCGCTCTACGTGCTGTCGTCGGTGTTCAGCTACCTGCAGGCGTACGTGCTGAACGGCGTCACCCAGCGCACGGTCTACCGCCTGCGCGCGGACGTGGAGGACAAGCTCCACCGACTGCCCCTGAAGTACTTCGACGGGATGCAGCGCGGCGAGCTCCTCAGCCGCGTCACCAATGACATCGACAACATCTCGCAGTCGCTCCAGCAGACCATGAGCCAGCTGCTCACCTCGCTGCTCACGGTCATCGGCGTCATCGTGCTGATGTTCGTCATCTCGCCCCTGCTCGCGGTGATCGCCCTGGTTACCATCCCTCTGACGCTGGTCATCACGACGATCATCGCGAAGCGCTCGCAGAAGCTGTTCGTCGCCCAGTGGAAGCACACCGGCGAGCTCAACGGCCAGATCGAGGAGGCGTTCACCGGGCACTCACTGGTCAAGGTGTTCGGTCGCCACCGCGAGGTGGAGGCGCGGTTCCGGGAGAAGAACCAGGAGATGTACCGGGCCAGCTTCGGCGCCCAGTTCATCTCCGGCATCATCATGCCCGCGATGATGTTCGTCGGGAACCTGATGTACGTGGCGATCGCCGTCGTCGGCGGACTTCAGGTGGCGAGCGGAGCCATGCAGCTCGGCGACGTGACCGCGTTCATCCAGTACTCGCGCCAGTTCACGCAGCCGCTGACGCAGCTCGGCTCGATGGCCAACCTGCTGCAGTCGGGCGTCGCGAGCGCCGAGCGCGTCTTCGAACTGCTGGATGCGGAGGAGCAGTCGGCCGATCCGGCCGAGCCGGAGAACCCGGAGGGCACCCGGGGCCTGCTGGCGTTCGAGGACGTCTCGTTCCGCTACGTGGAGGACACCCCGCTCATCGAGGACCTGTCGCTGGTCGCCCAGCCCGGGCAGACCGTCGCGATCGTCGGGCCGACCGGCGCGGGCAAGACGACGCTGGTGAACCTGATGATGCGGTTCTACGAACTCGACGGCGGCCGGATCACCCTGGACGGCGTCGACATCGCGACCATGAGCCGGCACGACCTGCGGAGCCGCATGGGGATGGTGCTGCAGGACACCTGGCTGTTCAAGGGGACGATCCGCGACAACATCCTGTACGGCCGCCCCGACGCGACCGAGGAGGAGATGCTGGATGCGGCACGCGCGACCTACGTCGACCGCTTCGTGCACTCGCTCCCGGACGGTTACGACACCGTGCTCGACGACGAGGGATCCAACGTCTCGGCGGGGGAGAAGCAGCTGCTGACCATCGCCCGGGCGTTCCTGGCCCGCCCGAGCGTGCTCATCCTCGACGAGGCGACCTCGTCCGTCGACACCCGGACCGAGCTGCTGGTGCAGAAGGCGATGAGCGCACTGCGGGCTGACCGCACGTCGTTCGTGATCGCGCACCGGTTGTCGACCATCCGCGACGCCGACCTCATCCTGGTGATGGAGGCCGGGCGGATCGTCGAGCAAGGCACGCACCAGGAGCTGCTGGCGCGGGGCGGCGCGTACTACACGCTCTACAACGCGCAGTTCGCGGGCGCCGCCAGCGAATAG